The genomic stretch GGTCCTGGCGAACGCGTCCCACAGCGCGATGGACACGCCCGCCTTGGTGAACGGGTTGCCCGCCAGCAGCCGGTCCATCAGGAGCTCCAGGCCGCCGACCGGCGTGAGCGGCCGGCCCACCAGGGCGGGGGCCAGGATCTCGCGGATGAAATGCGCCGCGGTGGCGCCGTCCTCGCCGCTCCACAGCGGCGTCGCGCTGACCTCGCCGTACCCTTCGACGCCGGTACTGGTCACCACGCGGACCAGCAGGAAGTCCGAACGGGCGTGGCTTCCCCTGGCCCCGGTGACGGCCAGGTCCCGGCGCGCGTCCAGGCTGATCGCCGCGGTGTGGACCGCGGCGACGGCCGGCCTCATCGCCCCGCCAGCAGGGCGCGGGGGTTGTCGACCAGCATCGCGTGGCGCTGCTCGTCGGTGATGCCCCATCCGTCGATCTCGGCCACCCGGGCCACCGCGTAGTCCTGGCTCTTGCGGTCCGACAGGCCGGCGTCGGTGCCGAACAGGACCTTGTGGGAGGGCGCCCGGGAGAGGATCTCGCGCGCCGCGTAGGGCGGGGTGCCGCAGATGCAGATGTAGAGGTTGGGGGTCTCGATGGTGAGGGCGAGCGACTCCCGCCAGGTGTCGTGCAGGCCGCCGTGCCCGAGGACGACCGGGAGCGTGGGGTGCCTGCGGGCCAGGGCCGCGATCTGGCCGCCGGTGGAGTAGGGCGGTGTCCCGTCGTGGCTCAGCAGGATGCCGCCGCTCTGGGCGAGGACCTCGCAGACCGGGTCGAGCGTCAGCTCGTGCATGCTGAAGCCCTGCAGCCACGGGTGCAGCTTGAGTCCGCGCAGGCCGAGCCGGTTGATCATCCGGTCGACCTCCTCGGGGGCGTCCGCGCGGCGCGGGTGCACGGTCCCGAAGCCGGCGAGCCGCTCCGGGTACCGCCCGACGAACGCGGCGAGGTCGTCGTTGGCCTCGGGGGTGGCGTCGAAGAGGCCGTCGTAGCTCAGGACC from Sphaerisporangium krabiense encodes the following:
- a CDS encoding amidohydrolase family protein, with protein sequence PPGRAREGPVIDFHTHTPAWRTASWLGGVQFGADEFVAFMDTAGIEQALVLSYDGLFDATPEANDDLAAFVGRYPERLAGFGTVHPRRADAPEEVDRMINRLGLRGLKLHPWLQGFSMHELTLDPVCEVLAQSGGILLSHDGTPPYSTGGQIAALARRHPTLPVVLGHGGLHDTWRESLALTIETPNLYICICGTPPYAAREILSRAPSHKVLFGTDAGLSDRKSQDYAVARVAEIDGWGITDEQRHAMLVDNPRALLAGR